One region of Bradyrhizobium betae genomic DNA includes:
- the metK gene encoding methionine adenosyltransferase, translated as MRASYLFTSESVSEGHPDKVCDRISDEIVDLFYREGPKAGIDPWDIRAACETLATTNKVVIAGETRGPKSVTNEQIEGVVRAAIKDIGYEQEGFHWKTADIEILLHPQSADIAQGVDALQPGEVKEEGAGDQGIMFGYATNETPDLMPAPIFYAHKILRLISEARHSGREKVLGPDSKSQVTVQYENGKPVGVREIVVSHQHLVEDISSKQIRDIVEPYVREALPKDWITPKTIWHINPTGKFYIGGPDGDTGLTGRKIIVDTYGGAAPHGGGAFSGKDPTKVDRSAAYAARYVAKNIVAAGLADRCTLQLAYAIGVARPLSIYIDTHGTGKVSEDQLEKAAAQAMDLTPRGIRSHLDLNRPIYARTSAYGHFGRTPDNEGGFSWEKTDLVEPLKRAL; from the coding sequence ATGCGCGCGTCCTATCTCTTCACCAGCGAGTCCGTGTCCGAGGGGCATCCCGACAAGGTTTGTGACCGGATCTCCGATGAAATCGTCGATCTGTTCTATCGCGAAGGGCCGAAAGCCGGCATCGATCCCTGGGATATTCGCGCCGCCTGCGAGACGCTTGCGACCACCAACAAGGTGGTGATCGCGGGGGAGACCCGCGGCCCGAAATCCGTCACCAACGAGCAGATCGAAGGCGTCGTGCGCGCCGCGATCAAGGACATCGGCTACGAGCAGGAAGGCTTCCACTGGAAGACCGCTGACATCGAGATCCTGTTGCATCCGCAGTCGGCCGACATCGCGCAGGGCGTCGATGCGCTTCAGCCGGGCGAGGTCAAGGAAGAGGGCGCGGGCGACCAGGGCATCATGTTCGGTTACGCCACCAACGAGACGCCTGACCTGATGCCGGCGCCGATCTTCTATGCCCACAAGATCCTGCGCCTCATCTCGGAAGCGCGCCACTCCGGCCGCGAGAAGGTGCTGGGTCCGGACTCCAAGAGCCAGGTCACCGTGCAGTACGAGAACGGCAAGCCGGTCGGCGTGCGCGAGATCGTGGTGTCGCACCAGCATCTGGTCGAGGACATCTCGTCCAAGCAGATCCGCGACATCGTCGAGCCCTATGTGCGCGAGGCGCTGCCGAAGGACTGGATCACGCCGAAGACGATCTGGCACATCAATCCGACCGGCAAGTTCTACATCGGCGGCCCCGACGGAGACACCGGCCTGACCGGCCGCAAGATCATCGTCGACACCTATGGTGGTGCTGCGCCGCATGGCGGCGGCGCGTTCTCCGGCAAGGATCCGACCAAGGTCGACCGTTCGGCGGCGTACGCCGCGCGCTACGTCGCCAAGAACATCGTCGCGGCCGGTCTTGCCGACCGCTGCACGCTCCAGCTCGCTTACGCCATCGGCGTGGCGCGTCCGCTGTCGATCTACATCGACACCCACGGCACCGGTAAGGTGTCGGAGGACCAGCTCGAGAAGGCGGCGGCGCAGGCGATGGATCTGACGCCCCGCGGCATCCGCAGCCATCTCGACCTCAACCGCCCGATCTACGCGCGCACCTCCGCCTATGGTCATTTCGGCCGCACCCCCGACAACGAGGGCGGCTTTTCCTGGGAGAAGACCGATTTGGTCGAGCCGCTCAAGCGCGCGCTCTAG
- the ahcY gene encoding adenosylhomocysteinase, whose product MSAKPGFTDYIVKDISLADFGRKELSLAETEMPGLMATREEYGPKQPLKGARIAGSLHMTIQTGVLIETLAALGADIRWVSCNIYSTQDHAAAAIAAAGIPVFAVKGETLTEYWDYTAKLFDWHGGGHPNMILDDGGDATMYVHLGLRAENGDAAFLDKPGSEEEEVFFALLKKQLKEKPKGYFAEIAKSIKGVSEETTTGVHRLYDMQKAGTLLWPAINVNDSVTKSKFDNLYGCRESLVDGIRRGTDVMMSGKVAMVAGFGDVGKGSAASLRQAGCRVMVSEIDPICALQAAMEGYEVVTMEDAAPRADIFVTATGNKDIITIEHMRAMKDRAIVCNIGHFDNEIQIAGLRNLKWTNIKPQVDEIEFPDKHRIIMLSEGRLVNLGNAMGHPSFVMSASFTNQTLAQIELFANNKDGKYKKEVYVLPKSLDEKVARLHLAKIGVKLTELRKDQADYIGVKQEGPFKSDHYRY is encoded by the coding sequence ATGAGTGCGAAGCCCGGCTTCACCGACTACATCGTCAAGGACATTTCGCTCGCCGATTTCGGCCGCAAGGAGCTCTCGCTCGCCGAGACCGAGATGCCCGGCCTGATGGCCACCCGCGAGGAGTACGGCCCGAAGCAGCCGCTGAAGGGCGCGCGCATCGCCGGCTCGCTGCACATGACCATCCAGACTGGCGTGCTGATCGAGACGCTGGCAGCACTCGGCGCCGACATCCGCTGGGTCTCCTGCAACATCTATTCGACGCAGGACCACGCCGCGGCTGCGATCGCTGCCGCCGGCATTCCGGTGTTCGCGGTCAAGGGTGAGACGCTGACCGAGTACTGGGACTACACCGCCAAGCTGTTCGACTGGCACGGCGGCGGTCATCCGAACATGATCCTCGACGACGGCGGCGATGCCACCATGTACGTCCATCTCGGTCTGCGCGCCGAGAACGGCGATGCTGCCTTCCTGGACAAGCCGGGTTCGGAAGAAGAGGAAGTCTTCTTCGCGCTTCTGAAGAAGCAGCTCAAGGAAAAGCCGAAGGGCTACTTCGCCGAGATCGCCAAGAGCATCAAGGGCGTTTCCGAAGAGACCACCACGGGCGTGCATCGTCTCTATGACATGCAGAAGGCCGGCACGCTGCTGTGGCCCGCCATCAACGTCAACGACAGCGTCACCAAGTCGAAGTTCGACAACCTCTATGGCTGCCGTGAATCGCTGGTCGACGGTATCCGCCGCGGCACCGACGTGATGATGTCGGGCAAGGTCGCGATGGTCGCCGGCTTCGGCGACGTCGGCAAGGGTTCGGCCGCCTCGCTGCGCCAGGCCGGCTGCCGCGTCATGGTCTCCGAAATCGATCCGATCTGCGCGCTGCAGGCGGCGATGGAAGGCTACGAAGTGGTGACGATGGAAGACGCCGCCCCGCGCGCCGACATCTTCGTGACCGCGACCGGCAACAAGGACATCATCACCATCGAGCACATGCGCGCGATGAAGGATCGCGCCATCGTCTGCAACATCGGCCATTTCGACAACGAGATCCAGATCGCGGGTCTGCGTAACCTGAAGTGGACCAACATCAAGCCGCAGGTCGACGAGATCGAATTCCCCGACAAGCACCGCATCATCATGCTGTCTGAGGGGCGCCTCGTGAACCTCGGCAACGCGATGGGGCATCCGTCGTTCGTGATGTCGGCCTCCTTCACCAACCAGACGCTGGCGCAGATCGAGCTTTTCGCCAATAACAAGGACGGCAAGTACAAGAAGGAAGTCTACGTGCTGCCGAAGTCGCTGGACGAGAAGGTGGCCCGGCTGCATCTCGCCAAGATCGGCGTCAAGCTCACCGAGCTGCGCAAGGACCAGGCCGACTACATCGGCGTGAAGCAGGAAGGCCCGTTCAAGTCGGACCACTACCGCTACTGA
- a CDS encoding flavin-containing monooxygenase has translation MQQEHFGVLIVGAGLSGIGAGYHLQTKCPGKSYVILEGRDCIGGTWDLFRYPGIRSDSDMFTLGYSFKPWTDPKAIADGPQILNYVRETASENGIDKHIRYRHRVKRAAWSTPDARWTVEAERITGEGATELVRLTCNFLFMCSGYYKYEAGYTPEFKGAADFAGRIVHPQKWTDDIDYAGKRVVVIGSGATAVTLVPELAKKAAQVTMLQRSPTYVVSRPALDPVANKLRRNLPARLAYHLIRWRNVMWGMFFFQLSRRRPAKVKELVLKGVQMALGPDYDVATHFTPRYNPWDQRLCLVPDGDLFKAIREQRASVVTNEIETFTRDGIRLKDGSELAADIIVTATGLVLQVVGGLEVSVDGRAVDFANTLTYKGMMYADVPNMASAFGYTNASWTLKCDLTCEYVCRLINYMDRHNFRQAMPHNDDPEITAQPSLDFTSGYVQRSVAKMPKQGSKQPWRLYQNYALDIVSLRFGRIDDGVMQYS, from the coding sequence ATGCAACAAGAACATTTCGGCGTGCTGATCGTCGGTGCCGGCCTGTCCGGCATCGGCGCGGGCTACCATTTGCAGACCAAGTGCCCGGGCAAGAGCTACGTCATCCTCGAGGGCCGCGACTGTATCGGCGGCACCTGGGACCTGTTTCGCTACCCCGGCATCCGCTCCGACAGCGACATGTTCACGCTCGGCTATTCCTTCAAGCCGTGGACCGATCCGAAGGCGATCGCCGACGGGCCGCAGATCCTGAACTATGTGCGCGAGACAGCCAGCGAGAACGGCATCGACAAGCACATCCGCTACCGTCACCGCGTCAAGCGCGCGGCGTGGTCGACGCCGGACGCACGCTGGACCGTCGAGGCCGAGCGCATCACAGGCGAGGGCGCGACCGAGCTCGTGCGCTTGACCTGCAATTTCCTGTTCATGTGCTCGGGCTATTACAAATACGAGGCGGGCTATACGCCGGAGTTCAAGGGCGCGGCCGATTTCGCCGGCCGGATCGTGCATCCGCAGAAATGGACCGACGACATCGACTATGCGGGCAAGCGCGTCGTCGTGATCGGCTCGGGTGCGACCGCGGTGACGCTGGTGCCCGAGCTCGCCAAGAAGGCGGCGCAGGTCACCATGCTGCAGCGCTCGCCGACCTACGTGGTGTCGCGTCCGGCGCTGGATCCCGTCGCCAACAAGCTTCGCCGCAACCTGCCGGCGCGGCTTGCCTATCATCTGATCCGCTGGCGCAACGTGATGTGGGGGATGTTCTTCTTCCAGCTCAGCCGGCGCCGGCCTGCGAAGGTCAAGGAGCTGGTGCTCAAGGGCGTGCAGATGGCGCTCGGCCCCGACTACGACGTCGCAACCCATTTCACGCCGCGCTACAATCCCTGGGACCAGCGGCTCTGCCTCGTGCCGGATGGCGACTTGTTCAAGGCGATCCGCGAGCAGCGCGCTTCCGTCGTCACCAACGAGATCGAGACCTTCACCCGTGACGGCATCCGCCTGAAGGATGGTAGCGAGCTTGCGGCCGATATCATTGTCACAGCGACAGGGCTGGTGCTCCAGGTCGTCGGCGGACTCGAGGTGAGCGTCGATGGCCGCGCCGTCGATTTCGCCAACACGCTGACCTACAAGGGCATGATGTATGCCGACGTGCCGAACATGGCGTCGGCTTTCGGCTACACCAACGCGTCGTGGACACTGAAATGCGATCTCACCTGCGAATATGTCTGCCGGCTCATCAACTACATGGACCGGCACAATTTCCGGCAGGCCATGCCGCACAATGACGACCCCGAGATCACCGCACAGCCGTCGCTCGATTTCACCTCGGGCTATGTGCAGCGCTCGGTCGCCAAGATGCCGAAGCAGGGCTCGAAGCAGCCATGGCGGCTGTACCAGAACTACGCGCTCGACATCGTCTCCCTGCGCTTCGGCCGGATCGACGACGGCGTGATGCAGTATTCCTGA
- a CDS encoding aspartyl/asparaginyl beta-hydroxylase domain-containing protein, which produces MLKQLFAPQLVILYVLAASTIYVHFRGKQRLRFARQLGDHSTYLAPYNVLMYAGSAVPNEPVIPVEQFPELKPLSENWETIRDEAVRLFDEGFIRAAAKNNDWGFYSFFKSGWKRFYLKWYDDFLPSANTLCPKTVELLKSIPSVHGAMFAMLPPGGKLGAHRDPFAGSLRYHLGLVTPNSNKCRILVDGVECVWRDGEAFMFDETFIHSAENATDVNRIILFCDVERPMKYGFMTAINRWVSHHIVKASATQNVDGEHVGVLNKVFGKLYEIHLGSRKVKEWNRNVYYTLKYSLTALILGLIVLSALR; this is translated from the coding sequence ATGTTGAAACAGCTTTTCGCGCCGCAACTCGTGATTTTGTATGTGCTTGCGGCCTCGACGATCTACGTTCACTTCCGCGGCAAGCAGCGGCTGCGCTTTGCGCGCCAGCTCGGCGATCACTCGACCTATCTCGCCCCCTACAATGTGCTGATGTATGCCGGCTCGGCCGTCCCGAACGAGCCGGTGATCCCGGTCGAGCAGTTTCCCGAACTCAAGCCGCTCAGCGAGAACTGGGAGACCATCCGCGACGAGGCCGTGCGCCTGTTCGACGAAGGTTTCATCCGCGCCGCCGCCAAGAACAACGACTGGGGTTTCTATTCGTTCTTCAAGAGCGGCTGGAAGAGGTTTTACCTGAAATGGTATGACGACTTCCTGCCGTCCGCGAACACGCTGTGCCCGAAGACGGTGGAGCTGCTGAAGTCGATCCCGAGCGTGCACGGTGCGATGTTCGCGATGCTGCCGCCGGGCGGCAAGCTGGGCGCGCACCGCGATCCCTTCGCAGGTTCGCTGCGCTACCACCTCGGCCTCGTCACGCCGAACTCGAACAAGTGCCGCATCCTCGTCGACGGCGTCGAGTGCGTCTGGCGCGACGGCGAGGCCTTCATGTTCGACGAGACTTTCATCCACAGCGCCGAGAATGCGACCGACGTCAACCGCATCATTCTGTTCTGCGACGTCGAGCGCCCGATGAAATACGGCTTCATGACCGCGATCAACCGCTGGGTCAGCCATCACATCGTCAAGGCATCGGCAACCCAGAACGTCGATGGCGAGCATGTCGGCGTGCTCAACAAGGTGTTCGGCAAGCTCTACGAGATCCACCTCGGCAGCCGCAAGGTCAAGGAGTGGAATCGCAACGTCTACTACACGCTGAAATACTCGCTGACCGCGCTGATCCTCGGCCTCATCGTACTGTCGGCGTTGAGGTGA
- a CDS encoding fumarylacetoacetate hydrolase family protein: MNAASYVIPLPPQASLPVVGESGRFPVRRIWCVGRNYLEHIREMGNDERAPPFFFAKHADMLVPDGATIPYPPLTKDLHHEVELIVALKSGGLNIPADKALDHVYGYAVGIDLTRRDLQIASRKKERPWEIGKSFDGSAPASALQPASKIGHPSKGRIWLTVNGKEAQTGDLEQMIWNVPETIWQLSQQVKLAAGDIIMTGTPAGVSQLQPGDKLECGVDGVGTLKVSIGQPE; this comes from the coding sequence ATGAACGCCGCGTCCTACGTCATCCCGCTTCCGCCCCAGGCTTCGCTCCCCGTCGTCGGCGAGAGCGGCCGCTTTCCGGTGCGCCGCATCTGGTGCGTCGGCCGCAACTATCTCGAGCACATCCGCGAGATGGGCAATGACGAGCGTGCGCCGCCGTTCTTCTTCGCCAAACACGCCGACATGCTGGTGCCCGACGGCGCCACCATTCCCTACCCGCCGCTGACCAAGGATCTGCATCACGAGGTCGAGCTGATCGTCGCGCTGAAGAGCGGCGGGCTCAACATCCCGGCCGACAAGGCGCTGGACCATGTCTATGGCTATGCCGTCGGCATAGACCTCACTCGCCGCGACCTCCAGATCGCCTCGCGCAAGAAGGAGCGCCCCTGGGAGATCGGCAAATCGTTCGATGGCTCCGCACCCGCTTCCGCGCTGCAGCCGGCCTCGAAGATCGGCCATCCCTCCAAGGGCAGGATCTGGCTCACGGTCAACGGCAAGGAAGCCCAGACGGGCGACCTCGAGCAGATGATCTGGAACGTGCCGGAGACGATCTGGCAGCTCTCGCAGCAGGTGAAGCTCGCTGCCGGCGACATCATCATGACGGGCACGCCGGCCGGCGTGTCGCAGCTCCAGCCCGGCGACAAGCTCGAATGCGGTGTCGACGGCGTCGGCACGCTGAAGGTGAGCATCGGCCAGCCGGAGTAG
- a CDS encoding ABC transporter ATP-binding protein, whose translation MAQFPKKITDDPYGAMVLVRRLVTEQGVVYWRRYLVAFALMALAAGSTAGATYVLGQVINQAYVDKNIPGIAMFSGITVILLFIKGVATYGHMVILTKISNAILATNQRQLFAKLMRESVGFFSERHSSEFLARLTAGAKSITDVLNMLVNAVGRDLMMLLAMIGVMVWQDPVMSFIGLVVVPPAMLVLRKLVKRIKGLAFNQFTGTADIMETMQESLQGIRTVKAFTLEETMQKRIDENIAIVERNANKMARVANRSNPLMEMLGGFAVAGCLLYGGYSVVALNATPGAFFSFMTAFLMATEPAKRLARLNIDLNSQLVGARMLLEVVDSPASEQSDDDKPALKLSDAKIELRDVSFSYRTGETVLNRMSFVAEPGKVTALVGPSGGGKSTVLGLLLRFYEVTQGDIVIDGQSIGAVSRKSLRAQTAYVGQDVYLFRDTIRNNIAFGKPGATENEIIDAAKAACAHDFIMGFPLGYDTPVGEHGTQVSGGQRQRIAVARALLKNAPIILLDEATAALDSESERQVQEAIEHLCQNRTTIVIAHRLHTIMHADSILVVEGGEIVEQGRHDDLLRRSGRYASFFRLQHHDAGALAPISATA comes from the coding sequence ATGGCCCAGTTTCCAAAGAAAATCACCGACGATCCCTATGGGGCGATGGTCCTCGTTCGCCGCCTGGTCACGGAACAGGGGGTCGTCTACTGGCGGCGCTACCTCGTCGCCTTCGCGCTGATGGCGCTTGCCGCCGGATCGACCGCGGGCGCGACCTATGTGCTGGGCCAGGTCATCAACCAGGCCTATGTCGACAAGAACATCCCGGGCATCGCGATGTTCTCGGGCATCACGGTGATCCTGCTCTTCATCAAGGGCGTGGCGACCTACGGCCACATGGTGATCCTGACCAAGATCTCCAACGCCATCCTCGCCACCAACCAGCGGCAACTGTTCGCCAAGCTGATGCGCGAGAGCGTCGGCTTCTTCTCCGAACGGCATTCCTCTGAGTTCCTGGCGCGGCTGACGGCCGGCGCAAAATCGATCACCGACGTCCTCAACATGCTGGTCAACGCGGTCGGGCGCGACCTCATGATGCTGCTCGCCATGATCGGCGTGATGGTGTGGCAGGACCCCGTGATGTCGTTCATCGGCCTCGTCGTGGTGCCGCCGGCGATGCTGGTGCTGCGCAAGCTGGTCAAGCGCATCAAGGGTCTCGCCTTCAACCAGTTCACCGGCACCGCCGACATCATGGAGACGATGCAGGAATCGCTGCAGGGCATCCGCACCGTCAAGGCGTTCACGCTCGAAGAGACCATGCAGAAGCGCATCGACGAGAACATCGCGATCGTCGAGCGCAACGCCAACAAGATGGCCCGTGTCGCCAACCGCTCCAACCCGCTGATGGAGATGCTCGGCGGCTTCGCGGTCGCCGGCTGCCTGCTCTATGGCGGCTACAGCGTGGTCGCGCTCAACGCCACGCCCGGCGCGTTCTTCTCCTTCATGACGGCGTTCCTGATGGCGACCGAGCCGGCCAAGCGGCTGGCGCGGCTCAACATCGATCTGAACAGCCAGCTCGTCGGCGCGCGGATGCTGCTCGAAGTCGTCGACAGCCCGGCCAGCGAGCAGTCCGACGACGACAAGCCGGCACTGAAACTGTCCGACGCGAAGATCGAGCTGCGCGACGTCAGCTTCTCCTACCGGACCGGCGAGACCGTGCTCAACCGCATGAGCTTCGTTGCGGAACCCGGCAAGGTCACCGCGCTGGTCGGCCCGTCCGGCGGCGGCAAGTCGACCGTGCTTGGGCTCCTGCTGCGGTTCTACGAGGTAACGCAAGGCGACATCGTGATCGACGGCCAGTCGATCGGCGCGGTCTCGCGCAAGTCGCTGCGGGCGCAGACCGCCTATGTTGGCCAGGACGTCTATCTGTTCCGCGACACCATCCGCAACAACATCGCGTTCGGCAAGCCCGGCGCGACCGAGAACGAAATCATCGACGCCGCCAAGGCGGCCTGCGCGCATGATTTCATCATGGGCTTCCCGCTCGGCTACGACACGCCGGTCGGCGAGCACGGCACCCAGGTGTCAGGCGGCCAGCGCCAGCGCATCGCGGTCGCGCGCGCGCTGCTCAAGAACGCGCCGATCATCCTGCTGGACGAGGCCACCGCCGCGCTCGATTCGGAGTCCGAGCGGCAGGTGCAGGAGGCGATCGAGCATCTCTGCCAGAACCGCACCACCATCGTGATCGCGCACCGCCTGCACACCATCATGCACGCAGACAGCATCCTGGTGGTCGAGGGCGGCGAGATCGTCGAGCAGGGCCGGCATGACGATCTGCTGCGCCGCTCGGGCCGTTACGCCTCCTTCTTCCGCCTGCAACATCACGACGCCGGCGCTCTGGCGCCGATCAGCGCAACCGCATAG
- the galE gene encoding UDP-glucose 4-epimerase GalE: MTVLVTGGAGYIGSHTVLALAEAGEDVVVIDDLSTGFSAYLPEGVPLFIGDAGDENLVEGVIAQHNIESIIHFAGSVVVPESMRDPLGYYRNNFMTARNLLHVAVKRGINRFIFSSTAAVYGNPDQVPVPEHAPTRPLSPYGSSKLMTEIMLHDVAAAYGMQYVTLRYFNVAGADPQARIGLATVGATHLLKIAVEAATGQRAKIDVFGTDYPTQDGSCIRDFIHVTDLSQAHRSALAYLRNGGVSTTLNCGYGRGYSVLETIDAVRRVSGRSFAVQYAPRRPGDIMTMVADTSRIRGLLDWRPQYDDLETIAAHALAWEEKLFRERHGELRHAASA; encoded by the coding sequence ATGACAGTGCTAGTCACCGGCGGCGCCGGCTATATCGGAAGTCACACGGTTCTCGCGCTGGCGGAAGCCGGCGAGGACGTGGTCGTGATCGACGATCTCTCCACCGGATTCTCCGCTTACCTGCCGGAAGGCGTGCCGCTGTTCATCGGGGACGCCGGCGACGAGAACCTGGTCGAAGGCGTGATCGCCCAGCACAATATCGAGAGCATCATCCATTTCGCGGGCTCGGTGGTCGTACCGGAGTCGATGCGCGATCCGCTCGGCTATTACCGCAACAACTTCATGACCGCGCGCAACCTGCTCCACGTCGCGGTCAAGCGCGGCATCAACCGCTTCATCTTCTCCTCGACCGCCGCCGTCTACGGCAATCCGGACCAGGTCCCGGTGCCCGAGCACGCGCCGACGCGGCCGCTGTCGCCCTACGGCTCGTCGAAGCTGATGACCGAAATCATGCTGCACGACGTTGCCGCCGCCTACGGCATGCAGTACGTGACCCTGCGCTATTTCAACGTCGCCGGTGCCGATCCGCAGGCCCGCATTGGGCTGGCCACCGTCGGCGCCACGCATCTGCTCAAGATCGCGGTGGAGGCCGCGACCGGCCAGCGCGCCAAGATCGACGTGTTCGGCACCGACTATCCGACCCAGGACGGCAGCTGCATCCGCGACTTCATCCACGTCACGGACCTCTCGCAGGCGCATCGCTCGGCGCTGGCCTATTTGCGCAATGGCGGCGTCTCGACGACGCTGAATTGCGGCTATGGCCGCGGCTATTCGGTGCTGGAGACCATCGACGCGGTGCGCCGGGTTTCGGGCCGCAGCTTCGCCGTGCAATACGCCCCGCGCCGGCCCGGCGACATCATGACCATGGTGGCCGACACCAGCCGCATCCGCGGCCTGCTCGACTGGAGGCCGCAATACGACGACCTCGAGACCATCGCTGCCCACGCCCTCGCGTGGGAGGAGAAGCTGTTCCGCGAGCGCCATGGCGAGCTCCGCCACGCCGCATCGGCCTAG
- a CDS encoding glycosyltransferase family 4 protein yields MANSPGDLQVIVPNLHRRYSGVTATNRMVAPRLAKLYRAAWFGSDAPEGIARLSGADLLKLWRREAPLIWHARRNNEMIAGVVLRALGWPLKLVFTSAAQRHHSWITRWLIRQMDAIIATSDISASFLKVKATVIPHGVDTDIYAPPADRAAAFAEAALPGRYAIGCFGRVRAQKGTDVFVDAMCRLLPRYPDFTAVIVGQVTPEQTPFANDLKKRIESAGLQSRIVITGELPIEQVQRWYQRLTIYAFTSRNEGFGLTLIEAMAAGSALVAARAGAAELVVEDGVTGVLIPTGDAEALAAALEPLMRDVTAATAMGERGRARVLAKFSLEAEAARIGEVYRPLL; encoded by the coding sequence GTGGCGAATTCCCCGGGCGATCTGCAAGTGATCGTGCCAAATCTGCACAGGCGCTATTCCGGGGTCACCGCGACCAACCGGATGGTGGCGCCGCGGCTGGCAAAGCTGTATCGCGCCGCGTGGTTCGGTTCCGACGCGCCGGAGGGGATTGCGCGGCTGAGCGGCGCCGATCTCCTGAAACTATGGCGCCGCGAGGCGCCGCTGATCTGGCATGCGCGGCGCAACAACGAGATGATTGCCGGCGTCGTGCTGCGCGCGCTCGGCTGGCCGCTCAAGCTTGTGTTCACCTCGGCGGCCCAGCGGCATCACAGCTGGATCACGCGCTGGCTGATCCGGCAGATGGACGCGATCATCGCGACCTCCGATATCTCGGCCTCGTTCCTGAAGGTGAAAGCGACGGTGATCCCGCATGGCGTCGACACCGACATCTACGCGCCGCCGGCCGACCGCGCTGCGGCGTTCGCGGAAGCCGCGCTGCCCGGCCGTTACGCGATCGGCTGCTTCGGCCGCGTGCGCGCGCAGAAGGGCACGGATGTGTTCGTCGATGCGATGTGCCGGTTGCTGCCGCGCTATCCGGATTTCACCGCCGTCATCGTCGGCCAGGTCACGCCCGAGCAGACTCCGTTTGCGAATGACCTGAAGAAGCGGATTGAATCGGCGGGCCTGCAATCGCGCATCGTGATCACCGGCGAGTTGCCGATCGAGCAGGTGCAGCGCTGGTATCAGCGGCTGACGATCTACGCTTTCACCTCACGCAACGAAGGCTTTGGCCTGACGCTGATCGAGGCGATGGCGGCCGGCAGTGCGCTGGTCGCCGCGCGCGCCGGTGCGGCTGAGCTCGTGGTCGAGGACGGGGTCACCGGCGTCCTGATCCCGACGGGCGATGCCGAGGCGCTGGCTGCGGCGCTGGAGCCGCTGATGCGCGACGTGACCGCGGCAACGGCTATGGGCGAGCGCGGGCGGGCGCGGGTCCTTGCGAAGTTCAGCCTCGAGGCGGAGGCGGCGCGGATCGGCGAGGTCTATCGGCCGCTGCTCTGA
- a CDS encoding DUF3429 domain-containing protein, translating to MSTSLTDDHDDGPRRALVPAAAVWLGGLGLIPFVGLSIASRAIEGDLKTAALHGLLAYGAVILSFLGGIHWGAAMIQSISRTDHGIDSVRLGISVIPSLVGWTSLLIDPRYGLALLAVGFAANLLLDIRSTRQGLVPPWYRVLRQPLTMIVVIALIVAEFGR from the coding sequence ATGTCGACATCTCTGACTGACGATCATGATGACGGGCCGCGGCGCGCACTCGTTCCCGCCGCTGCAGTATGGCTCGGCGGATTGGGCCTGATACCGTTCGTCGGGCTCTCGATCGCCTCGCGGGCCATCGAGGGTGACTTGAAGACGGCCGCGCTCCACGGACTACTGGCCTACGGCGCCGTTATCCTGTCGTTCCTCGGCGGCATCCATTGGGGCGCCGCGATGATCCAGTCGATCTCGCGGACGGATCACGGTATCGATTCTGTCCGGCTCGGCATCAGTGTCATTCCCTCGCTCGTCGGCTGGACGTCGCTGCTGATCGACCCCCGATATGGACTCGCCCTGTTGGCGGTCGGCTTCGCCGCGAACCTGCTGCTGGATATCCGGTCCACGCGTCAAGGCTTGGTCCCGCCATGGTATCGCGTGCTTCGCCAGCCGCTGACGATGATCGTCGTCATCGCCCTGATCGTGGCTGAGTTCGGCCGGTGA
- a CDS encoding DUF2256 domain-containing protein codes for MRRKADLPTKICAVCKRPFAWRRKWARDWQSVKFCSERCRGDGRRAARQEG; via the coding sequence ATGCGACGCAAAGCGGACCTTCCGACCAAGATATGCGCCGTTTGCAAGCGGCCGTTCGCATGGCGGCGGAAATGGGCGCGGGATTGGCAAAGCGTGAAATTCTGTTCCGAACGGTGTCGCGGCGACGGGCGACGAGCTGCTCGCCAGGAAGGCTGA